A window of Phragmites australis chromosome 2, lpPhrAust1.1, whole genome shotgun sequence genomic DNA:
CTCGACCCAGCCCAAGAGATCAGGCCCAACATGACAGAGCCCTGCCCGGTATCGCCAAACGAGGGAGGCAAGCAAGCAATTGATCTCTGCCTACTGTGTTTGCTCAGATTGGGACAAAGCGTGCGCGTGACATGATCAGGTTCACAAAATCATCAGTAACTGTCCGATTATCGTGATTACCGGCTGATTTGGTCTACAACGTATTCATAAATTGATTGATTTTCGGTTaagttcaaattaaaaattcaaaaaaattgaaaaatttgatgaaattcgaCACGTTTCCGCTGAGTTCTACCGAATTATTGTGCAGTTACTGTGGTTTTTGCAGTAATCGGCAGGGACCAGTTTTTGGAGGTCAAATGCATTTATAAACCCTGGATATGATGCGATGCGATGCGTCCGATCCGATCAAATCGCCGTGGAATTCCTCCTTTTCCCGAAACGCAACAGACCGCGCGCAGAAGGAACGAACCGCCCTACCGACCGTTACCTCTCCGGGGGTGGTGGCTGCCTCTGGCTGGCACGGCGCGCAAAAGGGAGCGAGCCTCTCGAGGAAGCTACGAAAGCGACCGAGACCGCGCCCGCCGCGCACGTCAGCTGCCTGGCAAGAGCCAAGAGAGCAGCAGCTAAGCAGAGGCGCCCGGAGCCGCCGCGCGGCAGGCAGGACAGGAGCAATGACGCGGAAGCCGCCACCGGAGCCGCGGGGCGGGGCCGCGGCGCAGCTGAAGCGCGGGCCGTGGACGCCGGAGGAGGACGACCTGCTGGCGCGGTACGTGGCCCGGGAGGGGGAGGGCCGGTGGCGCACGCTGCCTCGGCGCGCCGGGCTGCTGCGGTGCGGTAAGAGCTGCCGCCTCCGGTGGATGAACTACCTCAGGCCGGACATCAAGCGCGGGCCCATCGCCGCCGACGAGGAGGACCTCAtcctccgcctccaccgcctcctcggCAACCGGTGCGTCGTCGTGCGCAGCTCCCTGCACTGCAATGCGTGCACATACGTGCGGAAACATGCATTCGATTTGAGCATGCGATCATTTGTGCAACAACTGCTTCAGGCATGCATGTGTGCGCGTGCGCAGGTGGTCGCTGATCGCCGGGAGGCTGCCGGGGCGCACGgacaacgagatcaagaacTACTGGAACTCGCACCTCAGCAAGAAGCTCATCGCGCAGGGCATCGACCCGCGGACGCACAGGCCGCTGGCCGCAGCGGGCACCTCCCACAGcgacgctgctgctgctgctcctgccgCTGACAAGACGCCGCCAGTAGTCGAGCCGTCGGTGACGCCACCGCTTCCTGCGGATCCAAGCCCGTCTTCCGCCGTTGGCGATGGAGGCGGTGACTTCGCAGCGATGATGAGCCTCGACGCCGAGGGCTTCGAAGGGTTCGGTGACCAGTTTCAAGCCGTGGATGCTGCTCGTAGCGGCTTCGACTTGGGCTGCGCCATGGTAGACGACGACACCTTCTCCTCGTTTCTCGACTCGTTGATCAACGAGGATCACTTTGTCGATTACTTCGGCGATCACAAGGATGCTGATGGTCAGAACGATCAGGGTGGCGCTAACTGATGCATACTTCTGAGGACACAGTATCTTAATCCGCCGTTTAATCGTGAACTGTTTAATGCATAAGTTAATCATGAGCAGATATACAAGTAGTACTGCTTTGTCTTGTGGCTGGTGATGTGTATGTGATTGAATCATGGAAGAACATTCATATGAGAACATGCATGAGTGGATTACAAAGATAACTCCAGCAGATTGGTACTGTAAATCATGGGTTAATGTCTGCACCTACCCTTCATGTCTGTGTAATGTGTCAAGTGACCATTTTTAGTACTTACAGCTCATAAACCTGCAGATCTACCCATCTATATATGTACTGATTGCAAAGAACACTTGCTGCTCACAGCCTGTTCCTATTGCCATATCCATATATGCTGCCGCTGGTGTATCTGAAATCATACGGGTATCAGCTGTATCCTGGAAAATACCTGACATTTCATTCGATCGATGACATGGATCTGTCACGGTTGTCCCATAGAATCCTGCGAATTGACGGAGCGTACATAGATATATAGAGTAGCATCAGCAGCGTCTaagcaagaaaaaaagaatattcACATGTGTGCAGAGGTAAGAGAACGCTGTTTAGAAGAACATGTCAGGTACTGCACAATAGCATGATTAGCATCTGAATAGCAACATGTAGCAAGCAAGAACAGAGAAGAATCTATGAACATCAGAATCGACAGCTCCGGACCAGTTGGGGCAGCAGCCAGCATGCACACGTGTAGAGCAAACTGAGCCAATGTGAAAGTAGTGTACTAGCCATATCAAGAAGAGAGAGACGACGACCTTTGAACTGAGCCCAGCGCGTTCATGCATGCAATGCGgcgctgctctgctctgctctgctccagGAGTCCAGCATCGTCCCCAGGGCTTGAGCTTCCACTCCAGGACGTCCCAAGTTTACTGCACGGGGAACTGGAGAAGAGGACCAATGGCGCAGTACGATCGAGGGACAGTACGTGTGCTATATAGTAGGCGAAGGTAACCGTGCACCGTGCGATCGAGCGGACTGTCGGGTTGGACCGGACCAGGAGAACAAATCGGTttaaactctctctctctctctctctctctctctctctctctctctctctctctctctctctctctctctctctctctctctctctctctctctctctctgcgatTTACACGggaaaaagaaatatgtatatatgactAGGAAATTTGCCTTTGTGCATATAATATCTCTGTTGTTCCAAACAAATAAAACCCAGTAGCCAAGTTCCTTCAATCCCACCCGCCAAATATAGCTTTCGGTTGGGACTGGTTGGAGTAAAGTTGATAGCATGGAACAATTTGCTCCTTTGCattatcaatatcaatctcCTCTAAGAATCAGATGAAATTTGAACAAAATTAAAAAGTACTCAGTAAACTTCCTTTACAAAACACTTATAAATAATAAAGAACCGAGAGTAAACAAGAAGTTTTGGAAACTAAAGACTcctttaaaaatagaaaattttctTAGGTATATTTATAAAAGGGTTCTTCTAGCTAAAGATAATCTAATTAAAAGACAATATCAATGTAGTCAGAAATAttgtttttgtcaaaaaaaCGAGATAATTAAGTATATCTTCTTTGACTGCCATTTTGCTAGATCTTAATAGTTCATAATCCAAATGACTTCTAGTCTATACCCACCAGAAATGTTCCAAATATATTTAGCAACTGAATTGGTGGGATTAGTAGTCAATGGAAATTGAAAATAATAGTAGCCACAGTTCCTTTTTGTTGATCGTTATGGCTATGCAGAAATGACGCGATTTTTAATAATTCTACTTTACAAGTTATTTTTACATGTACCCAATTACCCTGTATATGAGCGATGTTATAGCAATAGGAGCATCAACATATAGTGACGGCGGCATATATACTCTTTTAGAGTGGGTGATGAGCTTTTTATCCAGTTTGGATGACAGAGTATGCTTCAAATTGATACTTTTGTTTAGACCGTGTGCtgtctttattattttttcttttaattgtaaaattatttctttttattttttaagctaTGTGTATCCGAgctataaaaaactaaaaatatactCTTATTTATTTCATCTTAATATTTTCGATAAGAGTCgataaagttttttttattagaaaaacGTGTCAAGCTGATTAAGCTTTTGCAGAGTGTGCAGTGAATGAGGCCGATCGACCGAACGGTCCAAACCCCGAAGCTAGATATGCACGATGTCCATCGTTTCGTCTCGCGTTGCACCTATCTACCCGCATGTCGGCATGTGTAATAGAATTGTGAATTTAAGCTAGAGTTTTCAACTGCAAACCATGACGAGAGACGTCGACTTTACGTACTCACTTCAGTGAGGTACGTCTTCGACAGAAGGTTACGCTCATGGTGCAGCCCAAGATACGTCTTCAGCTGAAGATTACGTAATGCTGGCTGTTTCCGCTTTCAGTACGCAGCCCGTCGCATCACAGGGTTCGCGAACCTGGACTTGCAGGAGATACCCGCCGCGACGAGGGCACACTGGGTGGGAGTggggtggagaggaggaggagatgaccTTCGCCGTCGCGCCGCTGCCAGTGGCGCCGCCGATTCCGCCGCCTTCAGTCGCGGTGGCATGGAGACCGCGCTCAAGGCTAGCTCCTCCGCGGTTCGTCTTGGCGGTGTCTAGCAGGGACGGCGAACCGGCCCCGCCGGCTTTCGGGCGGCTGCGGGAGGAGCTCCTCCAGCTCCACAAGGAAGCCGACCTCACCCAGTCCAAAGGTAATACATCCCCTCAATCCAATTGGCTTGCTACTTCGGTAATCGGAATGATGAATCCATGGGAGAGATTCTCATCTGTTTTATTCTCCAAATTCTTCTATTTCCCGTACAATAACTGTAACTCCAAAATTGCAGTTAGTTTCATCTCTAGTAACTTGTGTTTGGACTTAGCCATCCTAGAGTGAGCTGTTGTTCAATGAGAGTATGAGGCTAACGTTCTGTGGATATGTATACAATGCGCATGCAGTAGAATTGTTTCTGAACTGCGCACCATCCTTACTGCAAAATTTGTTTTTGGTTCTCATAGCAAATAGCACGAGGGTAAGGCTTGTCCGATTGACCGAGGCTGCTGAGAATCTTAAGAAAAGAGCTGCAACCAGTGTCCGAATGGGCAAAGAGAATGAGGCTGTGGATTCACTTGTGCAAAAGAAGAAGTTGATCAAAGCCCTGGAGAATATTAAGGAGCGTATTGAGGTTCTTGACAAGCTTTCGGCAAAGATAAGTGAGGTGATGACATggtttcttttaaaaaaaatgggaAGGGATTTCATTAACCACTGACACCAGTCAAATCGCTGGAAGCCAGAACATTAACAAAGTTTGGCGCATGATCGTGCGACACTAAGCTAGCTCCATAAAATGCTAAGGAGTATATAGTCATGTAAAGTATGACATTGTCTTTCTGAAATAGGTATATAATATCTACCTTCATGCCAGTATCTCATGGTACCTGTGCAAGCCATTTATGTGTCAAACTGTTCATGTCTTAATTCTTCTGATTGCATTCTAAAATTAATAAGCGTTTTCTCCAAATGTGACATATAACAAGCTAATAAGTGATATTTGACATTTACAGTACACTCagaaactttaaaaaaaaaaaatatgtccaTCTATGCTATGATATGCACAAACCCACAATTAGCAACTTTGTTGGATTCAGGCAATTTCGATGAAGCAGAGCATGTTAATCGAGTACGCGTTGCGTCCAGATACGTCCAATGGTGAAAACTCGGATGACAAGATAAGGGTTTTCTCCAGTAAAGTCAATGATGGGGCCGATGGGGCTGAGAGTAGTGGTTCTCTTCCAAATTCAGCTGAAAAGGAATCTTTTGAGATCAGAAATGAGGTACATGCAAACATGGCTGACCGCCCTGAGCAAAGTGAACTTCAGATGGACGGTAGCTTCACATTTCTCAATGATCATGATCCAACAAACAGCATAAACAAGCATTCTGGATATGATGGTTTTATAGCGCATATTGATTTACAGCTGAAATCATTAGAGTATGAAATTGAACAGTTCATGAGTACCCAATTAGTAGAAGAGGCAGGCAACGAGAAGCAGATAAATGGCAAGTGGCACAGATTATCTGGCATACTGAAGCTTGTAAAGGAAACTAGAGAAAGGTGAGCCTTTGTTGGGAAACCTGATAAACTCAAAGCATGTAAACTTCTCATTCTCATAAGGCAGTCATTGCATTGTTGCATGAAAAGTGCTTGAGCTTCTTTACAGTAACTAATTGTTTCAGGACTGCAAGGATTTTGGATAAGACAGTAAAAGAGGTTGGATCTGAAGACCTGAGCTGATAGCAAACAAAACATTGAATTGGTGGCATCCAACCCTGTATCTTCCATGGGTAagtttttttcttgttgcttCAGTTGTACTAAGAAAATATCAGATTGTCAGGTACTGCCCTGTATGAGACTATCTTAGTATTCGTTACTATATCTTATCAATTGTTCATTGTCTCTCTTCCTTGTTTTCCCCCCTATGTAAAGACTTTCTGGAGATGAATGCAGATCACCAGCTTATGATCTTTTAGTTCAACCATAATACAGAAATACATGACTTTCAGATTTGAGTTCAACTGCAACAGATTATTTATTTGAATACTTGTAATATGCAAGGGTATTGAATATGTCACCCATACAAATGCATACTACTTAACAAAGTATAAGAGTATATCTATCATCGTGGTATGGGATGTTCCTAAGTTACAGACATCAGACTCATAATTTTCCAATTATATCTGCAAGAGGGATCTTTTCACATTTTGCTAAGTCTAGCTGGCTGAACTGGTCTGAGATCATTGCGATGTCTTTCTCATCAATCTTCCCCATCTCCCTGAGCTTGTAGATCATGAAGTCTGATTTGCTGTTGCATAGGAACAAGTAGATTACCAAAGAGTGGCCATCAACGACTATTTAATTTGAATATGAAATATACAGTCACTGTAAAGTAACATAATGGCATACTTTCAGGTAAATCTGACTACAAGATTTAGACCTCATGAGAAAAAGTAATTTTATTTAGGGTGTTGATGTTCATGTCACATGCATCACGTGCATGTAACCTTGCTCTGTCTATCTATCAATTAATCATAGAATATCAGTGTCAGTCTTGATTACTAATATTTCTTAGACATTAGGAACTTTTGGGCCTAATTTCGTTGGAAGCCCAAAAAATAGGGAAGTATCAGTATATAACACTAAATTCGCAGGATTTGCCACCCTACCCTACATGTCAGTGACTCAAAGTGATTCCACATGTCATTGTGATATTAGTGGTAAATCCTGAAAGGCACACGAAATGGGTGTTTATATTCTGAAATCTCCCCAAAAAATAAAGGTTGGTTCGTACGGATGGCCTTGATAGTTTGTTATATAACATGAAAACATTTTATTATCAAGGTTATCTTGTTTAAGTGCATGCAGGCTGTTAAAGTTGTATCTGCAGCACATATACTATCTGTACAGTTATTCTTTCTTAAATAAAAACTTATTTTCTTAGAAAGCCTTATCATCCATAATAATATAATCACATTTCCGTGTTATATATATTAACTTTGGTGCCCAGTTGGTAAAAGGGATGGCAAATTGTCGGCTCTTTGTCATGTAAGTCATCAATAAAGTACATATCTTCAGATAAAATTTACTTTCTCATGAGGAAAAGATCACAGTGTAATCATTCAATTCAAGATAAGCAATAGATTAGAAGTATAGTTGCTCTGAAAAGGTTGTTTTCTTTTAAAGGTAATAATCGCTAAGGGCAGCTTTAAAACATAAATTTTAATGACATTATCTTTCATGAAAAACTGTACCATACCTTACAGCAGCATCATTGCCTAGGTCTgcaacaagtggctcattgtcCATTTTCTTCTGGAGGATCCATTTTGTAGTCCGCCGGTTCCTTTTGTCCATCCTTAGATCTGTTAGGAACAAGAAGGCCTTCGCAACTGCCAAAGTGCTTACCAACAGACACACAGTGGCAGAGAGCCTTCCTGCTGTTGTTGAGAAGCTATAGTCCCCATATCCAACTGTTGTAACAGAAATGACTGATAAATAGAAACTATCGATCCAACTTAGGCCCTCCACTTCATGTACTATGATTGTGCAAATTGAGATAGAGCCTGCTACAACCCCTAAAGCAACTAGTACTTTCATCCTCCCTTTTGACTTTTTCCTTTTAACATCGATCATATATGTGTCGAATACTTTGTTGAGCTTATTATCATCCATTGTGCTAAGTAGAACTGTCCTCTGCTTGTCAAGCACATTTGTCAACAACCCATTTAGCGTAATGTCAACAAAGCGAATGCCAACTAGTAGGAACAAGCATGTGAAAACCTTTGTGAAGTTAGTGCAAGGGACTATGTCACCGTATCCTATGGTGCACAAGCTTATGATGGTGAAGTAAAGGGCATCCACTAACTTGAAAGTGGATTTTCCCTTGAAGCCTTCGACATTTGTCATGTACACGAGGACTCCTATTGAGATGTATAAGATGACGCTAACAATAGCCTGCCTTGCAATTGATGGTGTGTATTGTGCTGCATGGCTTTGGTCATCAATCTCATCCACACAGGGAGCTTCTTTGATTGATGTGAATATAGAAGGGGATGAGTGTACCCGCTGGAAATTTTTTGGGGATAATATATTGGTGCTTTTGTTAGTGGGCGGTGGGTGATTGGGAGTATAGAACTTAGCTTTGATCTTACTGTTTTGGCAAAAGGAAGTCGCACACCTGGTTGGAACATCACAAGATTTTCTTCTGTCTTTCTTTGAGGAGTACTTTCCGTCGCTCTGGACTAAAGGCAGCAGAGGCTCTTTTAAGGAAGACATATCGGAGCCTGGATGCATTAGCTTGCAGTTGCAGTTCTCAGGTTGGGCTCTCATCAATTTATATCCATGGTGGTTCCGCTGCGACCTTGACGATGGAAGTAGTGACCATTAGACAGTCAAGCATGGATGTACACTTGCCTGGCGTTTCTGGGATGAAAGGAGTATTTATTGCAACAATTATATCGTGTAGTTTCTAGTATCTTGCACAGTAGTTGATAAAAGAGGCAACTGatgaaagagaaagaaatggTGGGCATGTTTTTTCTTTCGATATCTGAAAGAGAGCTGTTAGGTTTAAACCCCAAATTAAATTCCCACTTGTAACAACTCATTGCACACTTCTACGCAAGCATTATGGTACTCCGTGATAGGATGGCTAAGGGTGCTATCTTCGTATTCCCCGTTTTGTGGCAGGGATATCACGCACTGAATCAGTACTTGGTGTGTTGCACATGCTATAAATATGTGCTCCTGAATTAAGTTTGGTGTTACATTTTGATGCAGGTATCCAAGTTGACAATGGCTTATCAGTATTCTTATCTTGCCAGTTGGTTCCCCCCCTTGAAGGTAATGCCCTATTCTGCAGGACTCCATTCTACAACCAGGGGGATTACCTTCTTTTCTGGACGGAAACATATCGATCTGTTACTGTGCTGAGATCTTATTGCCGGTGATGGAGATATAGATCACGCCGACTGAAAGCTCCTCAAGCTGAAGATCTTGACTGAAGGAACTTGGCAGCTGGTCATCCCCGTCGCTGTGATTGGTATTTATGTGGATATGTACCTTGATTGAAGGGACCTTGTTCCAGTGCATATGTACCTGCGTGCATACATCTGAAGAGAAGGCTG
This region includes:
- the LOC133908545 gene encoding two-pore potassium channel 2-like — protein: MRAQPENCNCKLMHPGSDMSSLKEPLLPLVQSDGKYSSKKDRRKSCDVPTRCATSFCQNSKIKAKFYTPNHPPPTNKSTNILSPKNFQRVHSSPSIFTSIKEAPCVDEIDDQSHAAQYTPSIARQAIVSVILYISIGVLVYMTNVEGFKGKSTFKLVDALYFTIISLCTIGYGDIVPCTNFTKVFTCLFLLVGIRFVDITLNGLLTNVLDKQRTVLLSTMDDNKLNKVFDTYMIDVKRKKSKGRMKVLVALGVVAGSISICTIIVHEVEGLSWIDSFYLSVISVTTVGYGDYSFSTTAGRLSATVCLLVSTLAVAKAFLFLTDLRMDKRNRRTTKWILQKKMDNEPLVADLGNDAAVSKSDFMIYKLREMGKIDEKDIAMISDQFSQLDLAKCEKIPLADIIGKL
- the LOC133908546 gene encoding uncharacterized protein LOC133908546 isoform X1 translates to MTFAVAPLPVAPPIPPPSVAVAWRPRSRLAPPRFVLAVSSRDGEPAPPAFGRLREELLQLHKEADLTQSKANSTRVRLVRLTEAAENLKKRAATSVRMGKENEAVDSLVQKKKLIKALENIKERIEVLDKLSAKISEAISMKQSMLIEYALRPDTSNGENSDDKIRVFSSKVNDGADGAESSGSLPNSAEKESFEIRNEVHANMADRPEQSELQMDGSFTFLNDHDPTNSINKHSGYDGFIAHIDLQLKSLEYEIEQFMSTQLVEEAGNEKQINGKWHRLSGILKLVKETRERTARILDKTVKEVGSEDLS
- the LOC133908546 gene encoding uncharacterized protein LOC133908546 isoform X2 — encoded protein: MTFAVAPLPVAPPIPPPSVAVAWRPRSRLAPPRFVLAVSSRDGEPAPPAFGRLREELLQLHKEADLTQSKANSTRVRLVRLTEAAENLKKRAATSVRMGKENEAVDSLVQKKKLIKALENIKERIEVLDKLSAKISEAISMKQSMLIEYALRPDTSNGENSDDKIRVFSSKVNDGADGAESSGSLPNSAEKESFEIRNEVHANMADRPEQSELQMDGSFTFLNDHDPTNSINKHSGYDGFIAHIDLQLKSLEYEIEQFMSTQLVEEAGNEKQINGKWHRLSGILKLVKETRER
- the LOC133908543 gene encoding transcription repressor MYB5-like, encoding MTRKPPPEPRGGAAAQLKRGPWTPEEDDLLARYVAREGEGRWRTLPRRAGLLRCGKSCRLRWMNYLRPDIKRGPIAADEEDLILRLHRLLGNRWSLIAGRLPGRTDNEIKNYWNSHLSKKLIAQGIDPRTHRPLAAAGTSHSDAAAAAPAADKTPPVVEPSVTPPLPADPSPSSAVGDGGGDFAAMMSLDAEGFEGFGDQFQAVDAARSGFDLGCAMVDDDTFSSFLDSLINEDHFVDYFGDHKDADGQNDQGGAN